From a single Arachnia propionica genomic region:
- a CDS encoding penicillin-binding protein 2, protein MNGPLRKVSIFISLLMAALLVNITWLAIARSEDMLKDPRNVRVRDAEFNTNRGAILVGNDAIAMSSPASGKFPWQRTFPQGAMYSSVTGWYSYSYGKQELERTWNAELTGTASSQTITRIVDLLTGKKAQGTNLNTTLNPKAQAAAVKALGKQQGAAIAIDYTTGEILALVSTPTYDPNLLASTDPSTETQNWNALIDDSAEPLKNRAVREIYPPGSTFKLLTAAAALEAGYEPSSTVASPTSYQAPGSSHGIGNSTDCGGTETTLEHALATSCNTAFAKLGVELGQDKMLGVAQRFGFNSVPGIDLPATASKFPTQMDPAYLAQSSIGQYEVAATPLQMLMVASAIANNGVLMKPHVVKSVTGSDLKVIQTVQPEQAGRPISEGAAKQLKQMMENVVSDGTGSPAQVRGMTIGGKTGTAQSDPNRPPYAWFVGYATEPHVAVVTFVQSTSVERNDISGGKVAAPVFKAVVESLR, encoded by the coding sequence ATGAATGGTCCCCTGCGGAAAGTCAGCATCTTCATCTCACTGCTGATGGCGGCATTACTGGTGAACATCACCTGGCTGGCCATCGCCAGGTCGGAGGACATGCTCAAGGATCCGCGGAACGTGCGGGTCAGGGATGCCGAGTTCAACACCAACCGGGGTGCGATCCTCGTCGGCAACGACGCGATCGCGATGTCGTCGCCCGCATCAGGAAAGTTCCCGTGGCAACGCACCTTCCCCCAGGGTGCGATGTACTCGTCGGTGACCGGCTGGTATTCGTACTCCTACGGCAAACAGGAATTGGAGCGCACCTGGAACGCGGAACTGACCGGCACCGCGTCGTCGCAGACGATCACCCGGATCGTTGACCTGCTCACGGGCAAGAAAGCGCAGGGCACGAACCTGAACACGACGCTGAACCCGAAGGCGCAGGCCGCCGCGGTCAAGGCCCTGGGCAAGCAGCAGGGGGCTGCCATCGCCATCGACTACACCACCGGCGAGATCCTGGCACTGGTCTCCACCCCCACCTACGACCCGAACCTCCTGGCTTCCACCGATCCCTCGACGGAAACGCAGAACTGGAACGCCCTGATTGACGATTCCGCCGAGCCGCTGAAGAACCGCGCGGTGCGGGAAATCTATCCCCCCGGTTCCACCTTCAAACTGCTGACCGCAGCGGCTGCGCTGGAGGCCGGGTACGAACCCTCGTCCACCGTCGCGTCCCCGACCAGCTACCAGGCACCGGGTTCCAGCCACGGCATCGGCAATTCCACGGATTGCGGAGGCACGGAGACCACCCTCGAACACGCGCTAGCGACGTCCTGCAACACCGCTTTCGCGAAGCTGGGTGTGGAACTGGGGCAGGACAAGATGTTGGGGGTGGCACAGCGTTTCGGTTTCAACTCGGTTCCCGGCATCGACCTGCCGGCGACGGCTTCCAAGTTCCCCACCCAGATGGATCCCGCCTATCTGGCGCAGTCCAGCATCGGGCAGTACGAGGTGGCAGCCACCCCGTTGCAGATGCTGATGGTGGCCTCCGCCATCGCCAACAACGGGGTGTTGATGAAGCCGCACGTGGTCAAGAGCGTCACCGGAAGCGACCTCAAGGTGATCCAGACGGTCCAACCTGAGCAGGCGGGTCGTCCGATCAGCGAGGGAGCTGCTAAACAACTCAAGCAGATGATGGAGAATGTGGTCAGCGACGGCACCGGTTCGCCCGCACAGGTCCGTGGAATGACCATCGGGGGCAAAACCGGTACCGCTCAGTCGGACCCCAACCGTCCCCCCTACGCGTGGTTCGTCGGTTACGCCACCGAACCGCACGTCGCCGTTGTGACTTTCGTGCAGAGCACGTCGGTCGAACGCAACGACATCTCGGGAGGCAAGGTCGCCGCACCTGTGTTCAAGGCTGTCGTGGAGTCCCTCCGATGA
- the pknB gene encoding Stk1 family PASTA domain-containing Ser/Thr kinase has protein sequence MTERGTLLGERYELDQIIGRGGMAEVWRARDLRLVRDVAIKRLRIDLASDPTFQARFRREAQSAAGLNHPNIVAVYDTGEERDTKSDVMVPYIVMELVEGVTLREVLRDGRKIVPARALEFTAGVLDALSYSHRAGIIHRDIKPANVMLTPAGTVKVMDFGIARAVADTSATMTQTAAVIGTAQYLSPEQARGEKVDQRSDLYSVGCLLYELLCSEPPFKGDSPVSVAYQHVRETPVPPSQRDPEVTPPMDAITLKALAKSPNDRYQDAREFREDILRALNGQPVMAAYSSPVEMPTTVMPSSARRAAPSPLTPADANAAEATSLNGAVDTMEPVEGEEEPKKKRKTLVVVSVLVGLLVIGIATALYMVLNPGTKEVVVPNVVGALQASAEATLKEQGFETKVETADSDDAHKGKVVDTDPKAGVQAKAGSVVTLKVGVGSNQLPMPDVKGKSFDEASKMLKEAGFTGTISKEDMDPAKEAADAVKDQAQETEPAAGQATAPDQAITVRIATGKSAVPDFSGMTAEQARSLASEKGFKNKVNVVEKESTEQAAGKVFAQDPEDGTALDRKSGKITITIAKAAPTTAKMPNLIGMDENQASQAFKNAGFTGNLRITKVTTSDPSKPINRIYSQNFDPDTELDKNTSDVSVEIAIPPQQNQPTASPSAQPTSTKAPAPSQTPTQRPS, from the coding sequence ATGACTGAGCGCGGCACCCTGCTGGGCGAGCGGTACGAGCTCGACCAGATCATCGGGCGTGGCGGCATGGCTGAGGTCTGGCGGGCCCGCGACCTACGACTCGTCCGCGACGTGGCCATCAAACGCCTGCGCATCGACCTGGCCAGCGACCCCACCTTCCAGGCCCGGTTTCGCCGCGAGGCACAATCCGCAGCGGGCCTGAACCACCCGAACATCGTCGCCGTCTACGACACCGGTGAGGAACGCGACACCAAGTCGGACGTGATGGTGCCCTACATCGTGATGGAACTCGTCGAGGGCGTGACCCTGCGGGAGGTGCTGCGCGACGGTCGCAAGATTGTGCCGGCCCGTGCGCTGGAATTCACCGCGGGAGTGCTGGACGCGTTGTCGTACAGCCACCGGGCCGGGATCATTCACCGCGACATCAAACCGGCCAACGTGATGCTCACCCCCGCCGGCACGGTCAAGGTGATGGATTTCGGCATCGCCAGGGCCGTGGCCGACACCTCCGCGACGATGACGCAGACCGCCGCTGTGATCGGCACCGCACAGTACCTGTCGCCGGAGCAGGCGCGCGGGGAGAAGGTCGATCAGCGTTCGGATCTGTACTCGGTGGGGTGTCTGCTCTACGAGTTGCTGTGTTCGGAGCCGCCGTTCAAGGGCGACTCCCCCGTCTCAGTCGCCTATCAGCACGTCCGGGAAACGCCCGTGCCGCCCAGCCAGCGCGACCCGGAGGTCACCCCACCGATGGACGCCATCACGTTGAAGGCGTTGGCGAAGTCGCCGAATGACCGCTACCAGGACGCCCGCGAGTTCCGCGAGGACATTCTGCGCGCCTTGAACGGGCAGCCCGTGATGGCCGCCTACTCCTCCCCCGTCGAGATGCCGACGACGGTGATGCCGTCCTCCGCCCGACGTGCGGCCCCGAGCCCCCTCACTCCCGCGGATGCGAACGCGGCGGAGGCCACCTCGCTGAATGGTGCCGTCGACACCATGGAGCCCGTGGAGGGCGAGGAGGAACCGAAGAAGAAACGCAAGACCCTGGTGGTCGTCTCGGTGCTGGTCGGTTTGCTGGTGATCGGCATTGCGACAGCCCTCTACATGGTGCTCAACCCGGGTACGAAGGAGGTCGTGGTACCGAATGTCGTGGGCGCTCTCCAAGCCTCCGCTGAGGCCACCTTGAAGGAGCAGGGTTTCGAGACGAAGGTGGAGACCGCCGATTCCGACGACGCCCACAAAGGCAAGGTGGTCGACACCGATCCGAAAGCAGGTGTGCAGGCCAAGGCCGGAAGCGTAGTGACCCTCAAGGTGGGCGTGGGCTCGAACCAGCTGCCGATGCCCGACGTGAAGGGCAAGTCATTCGACGAGGCCTCGAAGATGCTCAAAGAGGCCGGTTTCACAGGCACGATCTCCAAGGAGGACATGGACCCGGCAAAAGAAGCCGCGGACGCCGTGAAGGATCAGGCGCAGGAAACGGAACCGGCAGCGGGCCAGGCGACCGCCCCGGACCAAGCCATCACTGTGCGGATCGCCACGGGCAAGTCCGCGGTGCCTGACTTCAGCGGCATGACTGCCGAGCAGGCCCGTTCCTTGGCCAGCGAGAAGGGCTTCAAAAACAAGGTGAACGTGGTGGAGAAGGAGAGCACCGAACAGGCTGCCGGGAAGGTCTTCGCCCAGGATCCCGAGGATGGCACAGCGCTGGATCGCAAGTCCGGAAAGATCACCATCACCATCGCAAAGGCCGCCCCCACCACCGCGAAAATGCCGAACCTGATCGGCATGGACGAGAATCAGGCCAGCCAAGCCTTCAAGAACGCAGGTTTCACGGGCAATCTGCGCATCACAAAGGTGACGACGAGCGACCCCAGCAAACCGATCAACAGGATCTACTCGCAGAACTTCGACCCAGACACGGAGCTGGATAAGAACACCTCCGACGTCTCGGTGGAGATCGCCATCCCGCCCCAGCAGAACCAGCCCACTGCTAGTCCGAGTGCGCAGCCAACCTCCACCAAGGCGCCGGCCCCGTCCCAAACCCCAACGCAGCGGCCCAGCTGA
- a CDS encoding aminodeoxychorismate/anthranilate synthase component II yields the protein MARILVIDNYDSFVYNIVSYLAQIGADVEVWRNDDPRFAEPGWEDAFDGVLLSPGPGTPERAGVCVDVIRRLGGRTPLFGVCLGLQAMAVALGGVVDRASELLHGKVSPVTHDGKGIFTGLPSPLRTTRYHSLAAVEEKLPEELEITARTESGVIMAIRHRAWPMEAVQFHPESVLTEGGYQMLANWLATCGDTEAPARAARLSPLVAADMSV from the coding sequence GTGGCACGCATCCTCGTCATCGACAACTACGACTCGTTCGTCTACAACATCGTCTCCTACCTCGCCCAGATCGGTGCCGACGTGGAGGTGTGGCGCAACGACGATCCGCGTTTCGCGGAACCCGGCTGGGAGGACGCCTTCGACGGGGTGCTGCTCTCACCCGGCCCCGGCACCCCGGAACGAGCCGGAGTGTGTGTTGACGTCATCCGGCGACTCGGCGGTCGCACGCCGCTGTTCGGGGTCTGTCTCGGTCTCCAGGCGATGGCTGTTGCCCTCGGCGGTGTCGTCGACCGGGCCAGCGAACTGCTGCACGGCAAGGTCTCACCCGTGACCCACGACGGCAAAGGTATTTTCACGGGCCTGCCGTCACCGCTGCGCACCACCCGCTACCACTCCCTCGCCGCCGTCGAAGAAAAACTCCCGGAGGAGCTGGAAATCACGGCCCGCACCGAATCCGGGGTCATCATGGCCATACGTCACCGCGCATGGCCGATGGAAGCGGTGCAGTTCCATCCCGAGTCGGTGCTCACGGAGGGCGGCTATCAGATGCTCGCCAACTGGCTTGCAACCTGCGGTGACACCGAAGCGCCAGCTCGCGCCGCCCGTCTCAGCCCCCTGGTCGCCGCCGACATGAGCGTCTAA